ATGGGCAGCACGCACATCAGGCGCTCGTCCGGTCCCACGTCGTGCCAGGCGGCGATCTGCCGCGCGTCGACCAGCAGGTTGCCGTGGGTCAGCACCACGCCCTTCGGTTGGCCGGTCGTGCCGCTGGTGTAGACGATCAGGGCCTCGTCGTCCACGACCGGGGCCGCGGTGGCGACGGCCGGGGCGAGCGGGGCGTCGTCGACGTGCGCGTAGCCGCGTCGGCGGTCGCCGGCGAGGACCACGTCGCGCAGGTCCGGCAGGCCGGCGCGCAGCGGTTCGACGCGGTCCAGGTACTCGGCGCGCGTGAACAGCAGCTTGGCCCGCGAGTGCTCCAGCACGTAGGCGATCCGCCCGGCGTCCTCCCCCGCGTTCAGCGGCACGACGCAGGCGCCGACCGCCCAGGCGGCGAAGTACTGCAGGACGGTGTCGGGGTGGTTGTGGGCCAGGGTCGCCACGCGATCGCCGCGGCCCACGCCCAGCGCGCCGAGCAGCGACGCCAGCGCCGCGACCCGCGAGCCGGCCTCGCCCCAGCTCAGGACGGAGCGGTCATCGTCCTCGTCGACGTAGACCAGCCAGTCGCGTCCGGGATGCGCCGCGGAGCGCCGCGCGAACAGGGACGCCACGGTGCCCCCGTCCGGTGCCGCGGCGTCACGGGATGTCGGTCGCCGTGCGGCGGCGATGAGTTCGGACAGCGACGGATCGTTCAGCATCGGCATCCCCGCGCCATGGAAGTCAGC
This DNA window, taken from bacterium, encodes the following:
- a CDS encoding class I adenylate-forming enzyme family protein; this translates as MLNDPSLSELIAAARRPTSRDAAAPDGGTVASLFARRSAAHPGRDWLVYVDEDDDRSVLSWGEAGSRVAALASLLGALGVGRGDRVATLAHNHPDTVLQYFAAWAVGACVVPLNAGEDAGRIAYVLEHSRAKLLFTRAEYLDRVEPLRAGLPDLRDVVLAGDRRRGYAHVDDAPLAPAVATAAPVVDDEALIVYTSGTTGQPKGVVLTHGNLLVDARQIAAWHDVGPDERLMCVLPIHHVNGIVVTLVTPLTSGGAVVLCRKFRTGSFFPLLARERVQVVSVVPTLLAFLLQGADKGTVATGGLDLSGFRHLICGAGPLTCELALRFE